The following are from one region of the Carassius auratus strain Wakin chromosome 13, ASM336829v1, whole genome shotgun sequence genome:
- the plekhh2 gene encoding pleckstrin homology domain-containing family H member 2, translated as MADGDKSTDGEWKEKYMALEALLFKFRGQMSVIRELTAEKMQQLETQVLEAERRAYEANQQVQWMEERLKASDIQSSDPELQLFRRCQNLQTVLQEKDELIVILEQQLEEQKQNRIQDAKTVEEKAAKIKEWVMRKLNEFDIENASLREINQQQEAEIQDLRRRLQAMEPTLGSGGPVQPSVGEAQRLSSLTFGCFQIRGKSPQVLTGPEPAQKSVSTLPDREPTQTDRRRPSADSGMKRDCPETECVGRCSKVGSEDEVDSLSCGVSYILSNSVSEGERSLFGGLRFSRPASETYHTASDDSSSLFDDDMQRVEYSRLCLPGTTSPSKRDSEKVDTEDGSSDELNKRFQSQCLDSSSSSSDTNTPSPILTPALTPKRPTPSRDSQDTPASPKQPRLRNPNAFTVSLALAKKHLSQPPLYSEAAHGRTRNAFSMLRPLRPQETDMDQEKKMETGGRECVPDVPPAEVPPEEPETLDASALVPGSKPPTPPLHRLPSWESRIYAVAKSGIRLSETSCTDVANKDSSHSSSCPAYMLYTSLIYRNTSTPVFTILKGKATLLRNGQFSEESSSSEEEDSSEECQSNSGEEERSQTSESESHQMSSHESPRSLKRAVSLSSVTSESDYAIPPDAYSTDTECSEPENKHPKTCSSSTDNGKSESMEKSGYLLKMVKTWKKTWKRHWFVLKDGELLYYKSPSDVIRKPQGQIELNACSTIARGEGKQMLQVVTGKSVCSLKADSPNLLEEWLRVLQSILRLKAASPLFTHPDTRPAMKGHLTKVKHGYSKHVWCELFGKTLYYFRNQEDKFPLGQIKLWEARVEEVQKSCDVAEVSAQYTLSIQSVSQDPTYLLIDSPHEKTAWLFHLSVAAGTAGGQVGTEFEQLVGKLHSIEGDPGSLLWRHPTLCFTKEGLSSPLTTLPSQALQTEAIKLFKICQLFINVAIDTPAIDYHVTLAQCALQVCLTHPELQNEIYCQLIKQTRRGQPHEPPETLQGWQFLALCVGLFLPTPPILWFLQVHLQRHGDLRTEVGKYAIYCQRSLERTQQKGDRQARSSRTEILSILLRNPYHHSLPFSVPVHFLNNTYQVVSFDASTTVEEFQSRLNQDTGMRKTAQSGFSLYSDDPTDKDLEHCLQGNLKICDIISKWEQASKEQHTGKSENARTVKLTYKNRLYFSQQMRGETERERLLLAYQTNEEITAGHFPVNKELALEMAALLAQVDFGDFERPFCSPGASGAAQTKSNQTLKQVLERFYPKHYRHTCTEEQMRLLLQRLSTRWASLRGRSSSECVRIYLTVARKWSFFGAKLFEAERKPVALSPQKNVRVWLAVHEDGVSMLEFNSVKVLASYPYKSIVTFGACGQDFMLVVTLSSGTSTSKDKSTEKHLFAMAPSKVRDMTFLISSYINCTQQQKAAAHHLSAPALLLALSGEVKNKDSRSKSPPAACRPSKAPTLL; from the exons ATGGCGGACGGAGATAAAAGCACAGACGGGGAGTGGAAAGAGAAGTACATGGCCCTTGAGGCCCTGCTCTTCAAGTTCCGTGGACAGATGAGCGTGATCCGAGAGCTCACGGCAGAAAAG ATGCAGCAGTTGGAGACGCAGGTGTTGGAAGCCGAGCGTCGAGCATATGAGGCCAACCAGCAG GTGCAATGGATGGAAGAGCGTCTAAAGGCATCAGATATCCAGTCAAGTGATCCAGAGCTGCAGCTGTTCAGGCGCTGTCAAAATCTTCAAACGGTACTGCAGGAGAAAGACGAGCTTATAGTCATCCTAGAGCAACAGCTGGAGGAACAG AAACAGAACCGAATCCAAGATGCCAAGACGGTTGAAGAGAAAGCAGCTAAGATCAAAGAATGGGTAATGCGGAAGCTGAATGAG TTTGATATAGAGAATGCCTCTTTGAGAGAGATCAACCAACAACAGGAGGCTGAGATACAAGACCTGAGAAGACGACTGCAAG CCATGGAGCCCACTTTGGGTTCTGGTGGCCCAGTGCAGCCCAGTGTGGGTGAGGCCCAGCGGCTCAGCAGTCTGACATTTGGCTGTTTCCAAATCAGAGGGAAGAGCCCTCAGGTACTGACAGGCCCAGAGCCGGCCCAGAAGAGCGTCAGCACGCTGCCGGATCGTGAGCCCACACAGACAGACCGCAGGAGACCCTCTGCCG ATTCTGGAATGAAACGAGATTGTCCAGAAACAGAGTGTGTTGGTCGTTGCTCTAAGGTTGGATCGGAGGACGAGGTGGACTCGCTGTCCTGTGGTGTCTCCTATATCCTCTCTAACTCTGTCTCTGAAGGAGAGAGGAGTCTGTTTGGAGGTTTGCGTTTCAGTCGACCCGCCAGTGAGACGTACCACACAGCCTCAGACGACAGCAGCTCGCTGTTTGACGATGACATGCAGCGTGTGGAGTACTCCAGACTCTGCCTTCCTGGCACCACGAGCCCTTCAAAAAGAGACAGCGAGAAGGTGGACACGGAGGATGGATCCTCAGATGAGCTGAATAAGCGCTTCCAGTCACAATGTCTTGATTCCTCGTCATCCTCCAGTGACACAAACACTCCCAGCCCCATATTAACTCCAGCTCTAACACCAAAGCGGCCCACTCCATCACGAGACTCCCAAGACACCCCAGCCTCCCCCAAACAGCCCAGACTGCGTAATCCAAATGCATTTACTGTTAGTTTGGCATTGGCTAAAAAGCATCTGAGTCAGCCTCCACTGTACAGTGAAGCCGCCCATGGGCGGACACGAAACGCCTTCAGCATGCTACGTCCTCTACGGCCTCAGGAAACAGACATGGACCAGGAGAAAAAGATGGAGACTGGTGGAAGAGAATGTGTGCCTGATGTGCCTCCAGCAGAGGTGCCACCCGAGGAGCCCGAAACACTCGACGCCTCTGCACTCGTGCCCGGGAGTAAACCTCCGACCCCTCCACTGCACAGACTGCCCTCTTGG GAGAGCAGAATATATGCCGTGGCAAAATCTGGAATTCGTCTGTCAGAGACGTCGTGTACAGATGTAGCTAATAAAG ACTCCTCCCACTCATCCTCATGCCCCGCCTACATGCTCTACACATCCCTCATCTACAGAAACACAAGCACACCTGTCTTCACCATACTCAAAGGG AAGGCGACTTTGTTAAGAAACGGCCAGTTCTCTGAGGAGTCGTCTAGTTCTGAGGAGGAGGACAGTTCGGAGGAGTGTCAGTCTAACTCTGGAGAGGAGGAACGCTCCCAGACGTCTGAATCAGAGTCACACCAGATGAGCAGCCATGAAAGCCCCCGCTCCCTTAAGAGAG ctgtttcgCTGTCTTCTGTGACATCTGAGAGCGACTATGCCATCCCTCCTGATGCTTACTCCACTGACACTGAATGCTCTGAACCTGAAAACAAACACCCAAAGACCTGCTCCTCCAGCACGGACAACGGCAAGAGT GAGTCTATGGAGAAGTCTGGATACCTGCTCAAGATGGTcaagacgtggaagaaaacgtgGAAGAGGCACTGGTTCGTTCTGAAGGACGGGGAGCTTCTCTACTACAAATCACCA AGCGACGTGATCCGTAAACCCCAAGGTCAGATTGAGCTGAATGCGTGCAGCACTATAGCACGTGGTGAAGGCAAACAGATGCTTCAG GTGGTGACAGGTAAGAGTGTGTGCAGTCTGAAGGCAGATTCCCCAAACCTGCTGGAGGAGTGGCTGAGGGTCCTGCAGAGCATCCTGAGACTCAAAGCTGCCAGTCCGCTCTTCACTCACCCTGACACACGGCCCGCTATGAAAGGACATCTGACCAAG GTGAAGCATGGCTACTCTAAGCATGTGTGGTGTGAGCTGTTTGGGAAGACTCTCTACTACTTCAGAAATCAAGAGGACAAG TTTCCTCTGGGTCAGATCAAACTGTGGGAGGCTCGTGTGGAGGAAGTGCAGAAGTCATGTGACGTAGCTGAAGTCTCTGCTCAGTACACCCTCTCcattcagtcagtgagtcagGACCCGACGTACCTGCTCATCGACTCGCCTCATGAGAAG ACGGCCTGGCTGTTCCACCTGTCTGTGGCTGCGGGCACCGCAGGGGGGCAGGTGGGGACTGAGTTCGAGCAGCTGGTTGGTAAACTGCACAGCATTGAGGGAGATCCAG GATCTCTGCTCTGGAGACACCCGACGCTGTGCTTCACTAAAGAAGGACTGTCATCTCCACTCACCACCCTTCCTTCACAGGCTCTACAGACTGAAGCCATCAAGCTCTTTAAG ATATGTCAGCTCTTCATAAACGTGGCCATAGACACTCCAGCTATAGATTATCACGTGACTCTTGCCCAGTGTGCTCTACAAGTGTGTCTCACCCATCCAGAGCTGCAGAATGAGATCTACTGCCAGCTTATCAAACAGACACGCAGGGGGCAGCCCCACGAACCACCGGAAACCCTGCAG GGATGGCAGTTCCtggctctgtgtgtcggtctgttCCTGCCCACACCCCCGATTCTGTGGTTTCTGCAGGTTCACCTCCAAAGACATGGAGATTTGAG GACGGAAGTGGGAAAGTATGCCATTTACTGTCAGCGCTCCCTGGAGCGGACGCAGCAGAAGGGAGATCGGCAGGCCCGATCGTCACGAACCGAGATCCTGTCAATTTTACTCAGAAACCCTTATCATCACTCTTTGCCCTTCAGCGTGCCTGTACACTTCCTTAACAACACCTACCAG GTTGTTagttttgatgcttcaacaacaGTGGAGGAGTTTCAGAGTCGGCTGAACCAGGACACAGGCATGAGGAAAACTGCTCAGTCTGGTTTCAGCCTTTATTCTGATGACCCCACTGACAAAGACCTGGAGCACTGTCTTCAGGGAAACCTGAAG ATCTGTGACATTATTTCCAAATGGGAGCAGGCCTCGAAGGAGCAGCACACAGGGAAGTCAGAGAACGCCAGGACGGTGAAGCTCACTTATAAGAACCG GTTATACTTCTCTCAGCAGATGAGAGGGGAGACCGAGAGAGAGCGTTTGCTTCTGGCGTACCAAACTAATGAGGAAATTACAGCTGGTCACTTCCCTGTTAACAAAGAGCTTGCTTTAGAAATGGCGGCCCTGCTTGCTCAG GTGGATTTTGGGGACTTTGAGCGTCCATTTTGTAGTCCAGGTGCTTCAGGAGCTGCACAGACTAAGTCTAACCAGACACTAAAACAGGTTCTAGAGCGCTTCTACCCGAAACATTACCGACACACCTGCACCGAGGAACAGATGAG GCTGTTGCTGCAGAGGCTCTCGACACGATGGGCTTCTCTGAGGGGTCGGAGTTCATCAGAGTGCGTACGAATCTACCTGACAGTGGCTCGCAAGTGGTCATTTTTTGGAGCCAAACTATTTGAGGCTGAG AGAAAGCCTGTAGCTCTGTCTCCACAGAAGAACGTGCGTGTTTGGCTGGCGGTGCATGAAGATGGAGTCAGCATGCTAGAGTTCAACTCTGTA AAAGTCCTTGCATCCTACCCTTATAAAAGCATAGTGACATTTGGAGCATGTGGTCAGGACTTTATGCTGGTAGTAACTCTGAGTTCTGGCACCAGCACATCCAAAGATAAATCTACAGAGAAGCATCTGTTTGCTATGGCCCCGTCAAAG GTTCGAGACATGACGTTTCTCATAAGCAGCTACATTAACtgcacacaacaacaaaaagcagCAGCGCACCACCTTTCGGCCCCAGCCCTGCTGCTGGCTCTGTCTGGAGAGGTGAAGAACAAGGATTCGAGGAGCAAGTCTCCTCCAGCCGCCTGCAGACCCAGCAAAGCACCCACCCTCCTTTAA